cgatcctacttgcaaccacattccattctttgttgagctcttgtgcacataaaatctgagagcaaatatatcaagcaagatcaatggagataggaagaatggagatcaaaaccctattggacatgtgatggtataatctttgtgatttcatttgatttgcattgtcttaggtaatcttcatatgttatggtggatctttgttgttgttaggctagggtttttgtggttgaattcatttagcctttcaatatcgttattattgttatccattttcaccatatacacctataTTCTAAAAAAATAATCATTTAATAGAACAGAAATGGGAGACTACTTATGTCACTCTCAGCCTCCCACAACTCTTCTAAGTGATGCTCCTCTTCATAGTCTTCGTCGAGTTGTAAAACCCACAAAGATTCCAATGAAAGCCGCCCCGAAAGATTTCTCTGCCCAACCAACTCTCTTGATATTTCATGGATTATTTGGCTAAAATAATTTCCCCCAATCTCCAAAAGGTTTAATCCAACTAAATAGGGTGcgagcaacaatttttttttgatatatattaGGTATTCGTGCCTCCTGTAAGCAAGAACAGTTAAATTCAATAATTAATAAACCTCTTTCCTACATTATTTGGAAGGGCTTTGAGGGCTCAATACGAAAATATGAAATGTTtagaaaaaattatacaaaatattaaaattatcgAAAGTAGGTCGAGAAGCACAACAGACGGACATACTTTGTATGATAACTTCTTTTCTATTTCAGTTGAGGTAGCCTTAATTCCTCGAATTCTATTTTTTTTcatggaaagaaaaataaaaaaattagatcagaatattataaaaataaaaaattatttattagctgttcaaatacatatataataaagAGGAAAGTTTTTGACTCAATTTGATTATACAAAGGGCTAGTGAGATGTATTCTTAAACAAATATATCAAATtttcataattaataatattataaaagttgagtttttttggattagattgtgtgttagtttcttgcatcaatgttttggatcacattaAACATTTATCAGAGTGTTTATTTCTTTGTCCTTGCTTATTTAGGGATCGATTAAGGGACAAATTATTTTGTGAATCAAGAAGAACATCCTAAGTGATTGCAAGCTAGTTATATTGTAAGAAAATCAAGATGCATGCCTACTCTTGTACTTGTGTATCGAGTTTTGAGTGAAACCACTTAGTGATGAGGATATTATAAAATGGCTAATTATGGGTGCATATGCAAGGTTGTAGTTATTAACCTAATATGAAGTTTTATATGCAACTAGTTGGTCTCTAGCCTAATGATAATTTCGGTTTCAAGAATGCATGGTTATAGCACATATCTCACCATACAGTGATTCAAATTTATAATATTAGATTAGTATGGAACATTGCTTTTAATTTTTACATTTAAACCAAGTCCAAATGGACATGGATAACTATAAATGAATTTATGATTGACATTGGTTTTGAAGGAAACCAAAGAGCCATCCATTTGAAATTGAAGCTATGAGATAAATAAGGTAACAAGAGAATAGGGTTAGACATAAGAACTTTAAAATATGATAAATGTTTCCCATATGTATTTAGATTAGACAAGTCCAAAATGGATAAAAACACCATATAATTATGACATGATAGAGGAAATGGAGTCATAGAAGAAATATGAAGTCCATTAACTCGAAGAAATCAGAGAGGCTAAAAATCCTAATCTATACCAAGAAGGGGTTCTATGATTTTCAGGGAAAATTATGGATGCATAGGTGGAAATATTAATATCTTCCTCTTACCCTTCTTCCCACCCCTTACCCCTAGTGTTTTACCAttatccattttttgtttcctttatAATAGCTACacataatttattttctttttacttATAAAGATTTGTCTTAAAATATTTATTTCTTGATTTCTCAAATCGTGAATGTTATTAACTTTTTGTTCATTCTCCTTAATTTTTGGCTTTCATTAAATATATTCAATAATTTAACAACTCCTAATATATTGACATCAACATATTTTCCATCTTAGTTATCTGATCATACTCTACTACAATGCAACACTTATATTACAACCAATTACCAATGTTTTACCCTATTAAAAATAATATCCCTTCTATCTGATTTTGTCATATCGTCATCATTCTTATTTCACACTTAGATTAATTTATCATaacatcaaacttaaaaaaaaattgatttaacataaatattaaaataaacttGTACACATAACcattaattcaaataaaaaatcattaGCATATTAATCACATTCatagtcattaaaatattcaacatTGGAAAACATGATATATATTCAACTTCAATATATTATTCATCTTCCTATATCAAAAGAATATCAATATAAACCATGCCATCTAGATTATCAAGGTTCACAATTAACCATTACATGTTCAAATGGTATAAACTTCTTAGGGTTATTTATATGTCATCATAgtatttaaaaaagaaaagaaaattatgaGAGATTATACATTTTCATTGAATTATTCTACATAGGATTTTGGTTGATCATAACATTGCCCTCAAAATTTAGTTAATTCTTGAAGACTCTTTTAAACATTTACAATCTTTAATAAAAAATTGTATAGGTATTAGGAGATGAAGAGGAATTTCTTTGAATAATTAGTTTTACATCATTTTAGTCTTGTAATATCACATTTCATTTTGCTTTCACACGAATTGCGTATTAGGTCCATAGACATGGATTTCAAACACAACAAAGCTCACAATAGTCATTTAAGAAATGCCTAAAAATCAAGTATTGTGGTAGGTCACTTCCTAAGATATTCTACATCATTTTTCTAACATTAAAATCTAGAATATTTAGTGTTATTTAATTTTCATATCTAACTTTACATTTATTAGTTTGAAttctaatttaattatttagattattttttaatcaattagtttaattatttatgttaAGTATATTTCCTAAATCCACTTAGAaaacatatataaataaaataatcatcATCTTATaaagattctattaagaaaataaatTATGCCTTCTTAATCATTAAActtttttattataataatatataacatatatttttaagaataaatgatttatattataaataacatataaaatatttatttgttataatattatttctttAAGAAATGGTGGCAGAAAATGGCTCTTATCATAAGTAATATAAGTAATACATATATTTTTAGtcaaaacataaattaaaatataaatatatctttattttttattatattgtttctTTGGGAAGTGGTGGGATAAAATATCAATAAAGTTTCTAATCCGCTAATAATAGAGCATGGAGTTCAAGATGACAAAGCGTAATGTCACGGCTCAACAAAGATTCTACCCATTATTAGGTCAAATATAATTTGGACTCCAAGAAGAATAAATATTGTGTGTAGAAAAGGGTTGATTCTGTGTGCTGCCATCGATACCATGGTAAGATGCCATTCatgcaattaaaaataaataaaaaatcatgtctTGTGACGTGAGGGGCCCACCATGAGATTGAAAccacaaaattaaattttaaattcctaAATGATTTTAAACCACAGAAAAACATTATATTGATAGTCTATGGTTTTTTATATGTTTGGCATTAcagttataatattttattaaaatttattattgtAGTATATTATTGTTGACATGATTTATTTAGATTTTAATATTGTTGCTATTAATTATTGAGATATCTTTTTCTCTCTATATACATATCAAAACATGTATACTGCCATCTCCTGCTGTCTCTTAAAATTCAGATGCTTTTTTCAATGGATGCATATTTTATTGATTGAATGGAATTTATTTCTCATTAAAATGAACAATTTATCTATTACAtctttataatatttataaaaatattatctAATCCAATACACTTTAACTCAAACATTATTAACTATATTTTTTCCTCTAAAATTATTCCTGCACTACTGATTTATTAACTAtgctgagaggcatctacaatgacatacaaacaCCTTAAAGAAAAAATTGGTTTTGAACAAATTTGACATGTAGATGACAAGTAAATGAAGGCATGTTTCAGTTTTTTGTATAAACATTATTTTATTACtgtgaataaaatagaatcattgccacttgtctaTAACTATATGAAATtattacatctttaatgagagtgaaagaatGCAGCATTATTCAGTTCCATATGCTTCTTGACAATTAATAAatatgcaagacaattatgtgataatCTACGCCAGTACAAAACCCAAATATAATGCAAGAAGAATGATCAAATTTGAAATTCTTGATATAAATATGGAGAATTAAGAgttcaatatatttttttaaaatttaaaaaattgatttgaaatttgtgtgtttcaaattttagaatttgaatttaaatttataaataaatttgaacatGCTTTGAAAGATATCCATACACTAGGCCAATTTTCCTATTTTGGCCAGAATGCTGGCTCCTGCATCGGAAAGGCAACGTGTTGACAAATGTAGAGAAGAcatacaaaatatatattttattcacTTAAGCCGGTCTTCTAGCAACTTTGTTCAGAGGAATTGAGTGGTTCGAGAGCCACTTAAGGAAACAGCTCAACCATTTGGGAATAGTAAGAGGATTGCAATCGCAGAAATAGCCATTTTCTTCCCTCTGAAACAGAATTATACATGTGAAAAGTAATAACGACGATCACAGAGTGATGGCAGCCTTATCTTCAAGAGATGTTAGATACGACCACAACAAAAGTAGTTCAGAGGAAATCCAGAATTAAGACATGGCAAAACATTGGAGGTTACAATGGAATTGAATACAAATCAACTAAGCCTTTatcatatatatagaaatatatcaaACAGTTTGTTTTCTGGAGGCTTTCTCCTTGAGCGCAGAGAAAAACTTGTGTATGTTTGTTCGATGGACTTGAGAATCATTACTGGTAAGAACCCTACTAATTTCCTGAACATTGGATTTAATCTGACAGCCTTCTTGCCCCACCATCACAGCTCGGACAGCTCTAGCTATGTCCTCCTTAGTGAAAGAACCATCCTCCTCGTTTCTTTTGACCTCCACTCCCATCCTCAATTCGTCAGCAATTAGCCTAGCAGTTAACCCTTGTTCGTACTGGATAGGAAGAGCAACAAAAGGCACTCCAAACCTCAGGCCTTCTGTCACAGAATTCCACCCACAGTGTGAAAGAAAAGCACCAGTGGAAGGATGGTTCAAGATATGCAATTGAGGTGCCCACTCTGTAACCACGAGTCCTCTTCCATTGGTGCGATCTACAAATCCTTGCTGCAACTCAGCCGCCGCGTGGCCAGTAAGAACACACAGGAATGGGATTTTACTTTCCTTCAAGCCCAACAGGAGAGCACCAAGCTGCTGGGCGGCGAGAAGGCATTCACTGCCGAAGGACGCAAACACCACAGAACGATCGGCCTGCCTGTCCAGCCAGGCCAAGCAAGGCTCTGCAGCCGGCCACGGGGGTAGCCTGTGGATTAAAATCCCTACGGGAAACATTAATCGCCCTGTGCTTGTCTGAAAATAGTCCACAAACTTACCTTCCAACTCTAGGCAAGTATTGCAAACCGTTGCCCAGCTTTCCTCCACAGAGACGCAAAGGCGGTCCATGAAGCTGAGGCCCTCACAAATACCATGTTGCTTGTTTTGATATAACGGCAGCTGATTCCGCGCTTCAAAGAGTCGGTAGCGGACGACCTCAGAGGGAAATCCCAGTGGCGGTTCACAGATATCGCTGGCCGTGGGGATTTGGGGCAGTCCGTCCCTGTGCTGCCCTATTGTGAAACTCGTGGACGTCACGTTAACCACCGTGAAATTTATTGTGGGAATGCCCAGCTTGGCGGCAACCCGAGGAATCCAGTACAGCGTCGTATCATGTATGACAAAATCCGGGGAAAGCAGTTTCAGCAATGTCGCGAAGGGCTGTTCACAAAGATCTAGGGCTTGGAAGAGCAGCGGTATTAAGTCTGTTCTTCCTATCTCGGATAAACCTGCCGTGGACTCAACGCCTACTGGCAGGCCGTCTATGGATGGCAATGGGAGCTCCACCAGCTCAATTCCAGGCACTATCTGCTTTTTAATCCGTGTAATGTTAAGCGGAGTGGAGACAAAGGAAATTCTCAATTCATATGTGACGAGGCTCTTGGCCAGCTCTAGAAAGGGTGTTATATGGCCGTGTGCAAGCCAAGGGAACATCACTACATGAAGCTGGTGTTGGGTCGCCATTGTTTACGATTGCAGGCTATTTGCAGTTGAAAGAAACCAGAGGAGAAACTCAAACGTGAGCTCGGCTGATAACAGGCCCAATACATAAGGTCATAAGGATAACTGCAACATTAATAAAGGAGAGTTGAGAGAGATTGCCGTTAATGGCGTGGACGGCAATATCTATGCTTGGTCCGCTAGTGACGTCATGAGGAGCAAATTTAAAGTCACCTGGGCCACTCCCAATTAGTTGCATCTGTTTAGcactaaaattaattatttttatgagAAATTAGGATTTGGTACAACCACTGCTTTCCTTCCCTTCTTCTAGATTTTAAAATAGATCACAATTTCTTGCCACACCTCTCAACCTATTTACCATTTCTTCGTAGCAAACCACACCTCATTTTGCTTACTTTTATCTTTATATAAACTCCCCTCTCTCTCTGCGCTACCAAGTTGAGTACTTTGACTTCCTCACAATCACCCCTATTTTCATTGCTTTCATCCGTCTCTATTTTCAGTTGAATCTGATTCCATGGCTTCTACTTCTCATAAATTATTTTGATGGCTTTGCTCCACTATTCCCACTTACATCTGTGTCTAGTTTTGCATCACCATTTCAAATGTCGCCCCTAAGGGATCAGCTAGACTATCTCCTCTCACCCATCCCTAGGGACCCTCCTTATTAATTAGCTTGCTATAATCCCCCAGTCAATTAATTAACCTACTAGAATAacctcctcctcccacccacccctagggGAGCAACTTGCTAGAGTAATAATTATAGTTCCTAGCCTTACCCCTTAAAATAAAAGGGGCAGGAATAAGCAGTTAGAAGAGAGATAGGTAGAGTTATGTATAGATAGATAGGTAGTGGGTAGATCTATTCTATAGATGGGCAGATCCAAAATTCTATAAATGGGTGGGCTGGAGGTTGGATCGAGTGCATGAATGCCCTTAACCTGTCGCTTGTTAGCCCTTAGCCCTTAGAACTAGAGGGGAGGGTGCCGACCCAATAAGACTGAACTATAAATAATATATCTTGTCTAATAGCTGAAAGGGAAACTCTCGTGCCTAATGGTTAGAACGCCAACTTCTTCAACTTGTCTTCTACACCACCATTTGAAGAGCGCCAATTTCCACTGGTGATAATCCTCTTTCATAACCTATCATCTTACATTTCTAACCACTTTTCAACACTTGCCACTAACCTTTACCGCCTTGTACACCAACAACAAGTTTAAACAACCATCCTAACACTTCCAAGTTTTCCATCAATTTTATTGTTTAAAACTGAACCTCAAAAAGAAggaaataaaaatactatttttttaatttgaGCAAAGAATTGGAGTTGTCCATGTTTGATTGTTAGTGTGGATGTTTTATTTGTCAATAATTGGTAGtcaaaatatatttatctcttGAATATTAGATCAATATGTcttctttcctcttcctattccACCATTATAGTGCAAAAATTCTCTAATTTCTATTGGAATAAACTATAATTTCTCCCCTTGTTTGCCATTGACTTTTTCACTATTACTAGAAGACAATCTTATCTCCCACCACTACTTGAAGACCCATTTCTCCATCGCCAATGAAGACTGGCCTTGAATAAAATCGAGTTTACTCTatagaaaatcaaattttgagtCTGCAAAAACTCAGATCTTTTAAAATGTTTACTTGTGTGTTGCCACCTTTGTTCAATGTCTATAGGGGATATtgcctatatatatgtgtgtgtgtgtgttaggataTGTTAATCTTATGAAGATTCGGttaatactaagaggtggggggagGGGGTGGGGGtcggtgaattagtattaacaataacTTAAACTTTGAACTCAAATCCAGCTAAAATCAAATCTGAAACTTCTTAACAGATATCTTCACTTCTacaatcagatctaacaaccttttAATCAGATTTGCTAAAACCATCTATCATAATTATCAACATTTTTATCTCTTAGTCAATCATACCAATTCGATCATAGAACTAATCAATATTATCAATCTAAtcaagttctttatctaatcattTATTATTAGTATCGGTAATCACTGATAAACTTTAAATGACATATCATAACCGGTGTCTTggaaataatgcatgtaaacataaaCATCATGAAAGAACATGCCACAcataaacaccaagattttttatgtgaaaacccaaatgggaaaaaccatggtgggaattgttacccacaataatttgtactctttttaaGTACACCATGTTAGGAGCTTAGCTCGGTTAGGAGCATACTCTGTTAGGactcacccagttaagggatttgcctatcactccaactaggagcttaatgatctgttaggatcaacttggttagaggatttaaacactcttttgtgagttgccctgttaggggacttagatggcaaaggcttgttaggacctacctggttaagggatttacattgCTGTAACTATTTTGGAATAACAGTGAAAAATGATCTATAACTTTGCActttaaaattggggacattacagtcctatCGGCCCAAAGATTGCTTTCCCTCAAGCAATCTGCAACTATCTACCATCTAACAGGCTCCAGAATCCTAGACCATGCGCGGATGTTGGTAGTTGTATCCGTCGAAAGCTTGACGTCGCACCATGACTATGAGCATCGCCTGCAAATCCCCAATCAACTTGCACTGCTCCACTTTAATATAAACTTTGCCCTGCTCGGAGTTGAGGAATAACTCATCAAAATCCAACTTGCTTTCTTCATATAGATGCCACTCACAAGGAGAGATGACAATGATGCATGCCTCATGCCCAACCAAAGGGTAAACTTAGTATTTAACCAACTGTAGATATTGCTCCTATAAGGGATCATTGCTAGAGTTTGCATctccatgaagttgatcaaccactATTGGCTTGACAAAATTCATACAAAAATCTTCATCCTTGCAATTGTCATGAAATTTTAAGTGTTCTCCACTTGAAGGGACAATTGTTGTCTCTAGCTTGTCCATATCCTCCCGTTGTTGGGATGAATATGTGAACTTTAATTCATCTTTCTTTGATTATGATTGAGTTCTTAATTCAGGATCCaactcctcttttcttttccttacATAGTATCTATCAAAGGATTCAGTAGCCTAGATCTCCTCAGGATCACTTGAGTATTCATAAAAGACTCTGATAACATCCTCATGCACAATTTCTCTTTGATGTTGCTCACACCCTCTAAGATTTCGCATATTCAACTCCTCTTGTGACCCTTGTTCAAATATGAGTCTTGATACAAATTTGTTCCCCTCAACGATCATCTTCAATGGGTGAGAAATAAAGCTCTTTGTTGGCCTAGTCCAAAAATTGAAACATTAAATATatggttaggtataaaaggaatcctACCCCCCCTTGATTTGGGGATGTATCGATATCTCAAGTTGGAAATCAATTAAACTCTTGCAGATTCACTTCAAATTTAGGTGAGCTAGCAATCAACCATTGAAGGAGAGgttaagtcaagttcaagcattcaagatggcatctatGATCAACCTTTCATGAAGATATCCTACATGAGTTACTAAACCCTTTGCATAAGGATTCAAGAAAGAATCATCAAGTTATAAAATTCAATTACAAGCATTAAATTatgatctagcctttccctcaaaaggaaagcattttactTCAATTCAATTCTATTCTcatttcaattatcatttcaatttcaaggttaattcctaaactaggattTGACTTATGACAAatgtaaacccctatccacaacccccctgcccctccgtgtgtgtgtgtgtgcacataaaATTGATTCAGGTATTGTGACTAAAGATTCTAATAGAGTAGACAACAATGAACAAGTTCAGATTTTATAGGCTCGAAAAACAGAAGACCGGGTAGCTCCTACTATCCTAGCCTTGCAAATTTAGTCTGATCTTTTGGCAATGGATTATGTGTGTCTTCTAGATCTAGAAAACACCCCACTTGTCTATCTTAGAATTTACAGGTCCAGGTGATTCCCACCCTCCTAATCCTGACAATTCGACCCAAATTTTCAACTATAGGTTATAATCTATTTTCACTTCTTAGATCTCTGTCTACAACTTTGTGTGAAAACATTCCATCATTACTATTTTTGTCCAATTCCTCATTTTTTGCCCTAGATTTAACACTACAATTCAAATACAATTTCAACTCTCCAAAAGGGGAAACAAAAAATAATTAATCCAATCAGCAGCTCAACTCTCTTCTCTAATTGAATTgtagctagatctattgggtttacctTCCACTTTTAATTGTGAGGATGATCTTGtgaaattagtggttttattatcttaaatgggtgaaaccctaatttcaagGTTGGAATTGAAACCAGGTAATAAACTTAAAATTATAATTAACTAAGGTTTCATCTCCACATCATCAAATACGATGCCACACCAGAATGCTTTTTGCGAAAGTGTCCAAAAAACCCCcacaaaaaagtgagaccaatattTTTGCACCAAGTCATTATTTATTAGTGTGCTATTGTGGCATCAGATGTTTTGTTGCTTTTCTGAGCTAagggatacatttcattcaattatgagtaGTCATTATCAGCAgaaacaactttaaagtcacaactattggtgcaatattgtcaaaaatattgggCATTAAATCGACGAGTGCTGTCATAGTCATTGGAATGTGCTTAACTGCATGGTTGTCTCCCCTAGCTATTTTGAATACAAATATATGACCAAACAAATGACAATGATTTAATATGAAAAAGATAAACTCATTATACACCAactacaataaaatatttattgtcAAACACCTCCAACCTTCTAATATAAATATCTTATATTTTTTGTTGATCGACTATATGGTTTTGTAGCTTGACCCATAATAAGGTGAAGGCACAAATGGGGATCTCATCTCCGACATTAACAACCACCTAAATTTGTGAGCATGATAGCTCAGCATGAGCACAAAGCTTGCAAGAAAATCAACCCATTGAGGGTCTAGCATAGGCGCGGACACTTGTGTAACCACCAACATGAACATTACAATAGTTCACAATCAACCCAAATATCTCCTATATTATTTAATAGTACCAACTCTTGTTTATCTATAtgttataaatattattttaattattactcATTAGgcttaaattttttttacaaaagatatatttttaaaaaatttaagttatatttaaaattaatatgatttattacaaattatataatatttgaaatatttagttatattaattttta
The nucleotide sequence above comes from Cryptomeria japonica chromosome 11, Sugi_1.0, whole genome shotgun sequence. Encoded proteins:
- the LOC131041048 gene encoding putative UDP-rhamnose:rhamnosyltransferase 1 translates to MATQHQLHVVMFPWLAHGHITPFLELAKSLVTYELRISFVSTPLNITRIKKQIVPGIELVELPLPSIDGLPVGVESTAGLSEIGRTDLIPLLFQALDLCEQPFATLLKLLSPDFVIHDTTLYWIPRVAAKLGIPTINFTVVNVTSTSFTIGQHRDGLPQIPTASDICEPPLGFPSEVVRYRLFEARNQLPLYQNKQHGICEGLSFMDRLCVSVEESWATVCNTCLELEGKFVDYFQTSTGRLMFPVGILIHRLPPWPAAEPCLAWLDRQADRSVVFASFGSECLLAAQQLGALLLGLKESKIPFLCVLTGHAAAELQQGFVDRTNGRGLVVTEWAPQLHILNHPSTGAFLSHCGWNSVTEGLRFGVPFVALPIQYEQGLTARLIADELRMGVEVKRNEEDGSFTKEDIARAVRAVMVGQEGCQIKSNVQEISRVLTSNDSQVHRTNIHKFFSALKEKASRKQTV